Proteins from a single region of Streptomyces sp. HUAS 15-9:
- a CDS encoding sensor histidine kinase, producing the protein MTAPTPSAGIARADGDEQLPPVRFAYDPHTWKEIAHLLVNLPMTLLGFTYAVTALFVSGMLTVTVVGFPLLAGALLGARQLGKLERARARGLLGVRVEEPSPLPLGKGGGLLQRLWLALKDPVGWRTLLYDLIRLPWGILTFVTVLTGLFVLWPVLPYIVRGLSNVDRVMVRGLLSPSDELERRIAELESDRGVVVDTAAADLRRIERDLHDGAQARLVNLAMGLGLAKEKLLEDPDSAAEMVAEAHGEVKLALQELRDLARGIHPAVLTDRGLDAALSSVASRCTVPVKVTADLESRPVAAIEGIAYFTVSELLQNISKHSGARSASVDVWRVEDRLLIQVWDDGRGGARLDGGSGMRGLAERLGAVDGLFDVASPPGGPTTVTAELPWRDRSQAPHGE; encoded by the coding sequence ATGACCGCTCCCACCCCCTCCGCCGGCATCGCGCGGGCCGACGGCGACGAACAGCTGCCACCGGTCCGTTTCGCCTATGACCCGCACACCTGGAAGGAGATCGCGCATCTCCTGGTGAACCTGCCGATGACGTTGCTCGGGTTCACCTACGCGGTCACCGCGCTGTTCGTGAGCGGCATGCTGACGGTCACCGTGGTCGGCTTCCCGCTGCTCGCGGGCGCGCTGCTGGGCGCGCGGCAGCTGGGGAAGCTGGAGCGGGCGCGGGCCCGCGGGCTGCTCGGGGTGCGGGTGGAGGAGCCGAGTCCGCTGCCGCTCGGCAAGGGCGGCGGGCTGCTGCAGCGGCTGTGGCTGGCGCTGAAGGACCCGGTGGGCTGGCGGACGCTGCTGTACGACCTCATCCGGCTGCCGTGGGGCATCCTCACCTTCGTCACGGTGCTGACCGGGCTGTTCGTGCTGTGGCCGGTGCTGCCGTACATCGTGCGGGGGCTGTCGAACGTGGACCGGGTGATGGTGCGCGGGCTGCTCTCTCCCTCCGACGAGCTGGAACGCCGTATCGCCGAACTGGAGTCCGATCGCGGGGTCGTCGTCGACACCGCGGCCGCCGACCTGCGGCGCATCGAGCGCGATCTGCACGACGGGGCGCAGGCCCGCCTGGTCAACCTGGCCATGGGGCTGGGCCTGGCCAAGGAGAAGCTCCTGGAGGACCCCGATTCGGCCGCGGAGATGGTCGCGGAGGCGCACGGCGAGGTGAAGCTGGCGCTCCAGGAACTGCGGGATCTGGCCCGCGGCATCCACCCCGCCGTACTGACCGACCGCGGGCTGGACGCGGCCCTGTCCTCGGTCGCCTCCCGCTGCACCGTGCCCGTGAAGGTGACCGCCGACCTGGAGTCGAGACCGGTCGCCGCGATCGAGGGCATCGCCTACTTCACCGTCTCCGAGCTGCTGCAGAACATCAGCAAGCACAGCGGGGCGCGGTCCGCGTCGGTCGACGTGTGGCGGGTGGAGGACCGGCTGCTGATCCAGGTGTGGGACGACGGCCGCGGGGGCGCGCGTCTGGACGGCGGCAGCGGGATGCGCGGTCTCGCGGAGCGGCTGGGCGCCGTCGACGGCCTCTTCGACGTCGCTTCGCCGCCCGGCGGCCCGACCACGGTCACCGCCGAGCTGCCCTGGCGGGACCGGAGCCAGGCCCCCCACGGGGAGTAG
- a CDS encoding NADH-quinone oxidoreductase subunit C: MTTVGWLPAPVEDLFGTEATAEESYEVLTVDVPPSSWLTALETARTTLSCTYFDWLSAVDEPGTGFRVSAHVVALFPVRRLLLRTTVPHETPVLASAVGVYAGARWHERETHEMFGVDFEGHPGLDHLLLPETFEGHPLRKDFVLASRVAKAWPGAKEPGESDHGGPKRRQMLPPGVPDPNEWGPLKGQLPPAPARPARATAGERPARAAGERPVRRARTAAQGSASQTPTPEPTAAESAAPPAPPTTESATPTRPARRARSVSEGSASQRGQEPTSAQQQPSPTGPTEPTSPAGPTEQPEPTEPSAPGAPTRPSARPSAARSSDAPWHHARPAFDEAVPEPEPKVGTEAKAETEPKATTEREPRRESATPQEPAPEAPASGQSATEASAAEPSAPEGRPTEASAAEPSAPEGRPTEASAAEPSAPEGRPTEAPSQEELPAQEESSSPAPEPEEPTPGEQAPAAGPAPEEQNRDDRTGGPQ; the protein is encoded by the coding sequence ATGACCACCGTCGGCTGGCTGCCCGCCCCCGTCGAAGACCTCTTCGGCACGGAGGCCACGGCCGAGGAGTCGTACGAGGTCCTGACGGTGGACGTCCCACCGTCCTCCTGGCTCACGGCCCTGGAGACGGCCCGTACGACCCTGTCCTGCACCTACTTCGACTGGCTTAGCGCGGTGGACGAACCGGGCACGGGCTTCCGCGTCTCGGCGCACGTCGTCGCCCTGTTCCCGGTCCGCCGTCTGCTGCTGCGTACGACGGTCCCGCACGAGACCCCGGTCCTCGCCTCCGCCGTCGGCGTCTACGCGGGCGCGCGCTGGCACGAACGCGAGACGCACGAAATGTTCGGTGTCGACTTCGAGGGCCACCCCGGCCTGGACCACCTCCTCCTCCCGGAGACCTTCGAGGGCCACCCGCTCCGCAAGGACTTCGTCCTCGCGTCGCGCGTCGCCAAGGCCTGGCCCGGCGCGAAGGAACCGGGCGAGTCCGACCACGGCGGCCCCAAGCGTCGCCAGATGCTGCCGCCGGGCGTCCCCGACCCCAACGAGTGGGGCCCCCTGAAGGGCCAGCTCCCTCCCGCCCCGGCCCGCCCGGCCCGCGCCACCGCGGGCGAGCGCCCCGCCCGCGCGGCAGGGGAGCGGCCGGTACGACGTGCCCGCACGGCGGCACAGGGCTCGGCCAGCCAGACCCCGACACCGGAACCGACGGCCGCCGAGTCCGCCGCGCCCCCGGCTCCGCCGACCACCGAGTCCGCCACCCCGACCCGTCCAGCACGCCGGGCCCGCAGCGTGAGCGAGGGTTCCGCCTCTCAGAGAGGACAGGAGCCGACTTCGGCACAGCAGCAGCCTTCGCCGACTGGGCCGACGGAGCCGACCAGTCCGGCCGGTCCGACCGAGCAGCCGGAGCCGACGGAACCATCGGCACCGGGTGCTCCCACCCGGCCGTCCGCTCGTCCCAGCGCCGCCCGTAGCTCGGACGCCCCCTGGCACCACGCCCGCCCGGCTTTCGACGAGGCGGTGCCGGAGCCGGAGCCGAAGGTGGGAACCGAGGCCAAGGCGGAGACGGAACCCAAGGCGACGACGGAGCGTGAACCGAGGCGCGAGTCGGCCACACCCCAGGAGCCGGCACCCGAGGCGCCCGCGTCCGGGCAATCGGCCACCGAGGCGTCAGCGGCTGAGCCGTCCGCGCCCGAAGGCCGGCCCACCGAGGCGTCAGCGGCTGAGCCGTCCGCGCCCGAAGGCCGGCCCACCGAGGCGTCAGCGGCTGAGCCGTCCGCGCCCGAAGGCCGGCCCACCGAGGCGCCCTCGCAAGAAGAGTTGCCCGCGCAAGAAGAGTCGTCCTCTCCGGCCCCCGAGCCGGAGGAGCCGACCCCCGGGGAGCAGGCCCCCGCGGCCGGTCCCGCCCCTGAAGAGCAGAACCGTGACGATCGCACCGGAGGTCCGCAGTGA
- a CDS encoding complex I subunit 1/NuoH family protein — MNDALDVTLRLLAVFVVFLTFPLIVGQTEHKVMAHMQGRLGPMYAGGFHGWAQLIADGVKFAQKEDVVPAGADRRIFQLAPAVALLPYLLVLLAIPIGPSEGAVGQVLDAGVFFVLAVMGVGVLGSLMAGWASANKFSLLGGLRTAAQLLAYELPMLLAAASVAMAAGTVSLPGIVSAFHWWWLPWQITGAIVFFVAGLAELQRPPFDMPVADSEIIFGAYTEYTGLRFALFLLAEYAGIIVLCGLTTVLFLGGWHGPWGAEGLGWLWTLLKTAVLAFVVIWLRVTYPRLREDQLQKLSWTLLVPLSLAQIALTGIVKVVIS; from the coding sequence GTGAACGACGCGCTCGACGTCACCCTGCGACTTCTGGCCGTCTTCGTCGTCTTCCTCACCTTCCCGCTGATCGTCGGCCAGACCGAGCACAAGGTGATGGCCCACATGCAGGGCCGCCTCGGCCCGATGTACGCCGGCGGCTTCCACGGCTGGGCCCAGCTCATCGCCGACGGCGTGAAGTTCGCGCAGAAGGAGGACGTCGTCCCGGCCGGCGCGGACCGACGTATCTTCCAGCTCGCCCCGGCCGTCGCCCTCCTGCCGTACCTGCTCGTCCTGCTCGCCATCCCGATCGGCCCCAGCGAGGGCGCGGTCGGCCAGGTCCTCGACGCGGGCGTCTTCTTCGTGCTCGCGGTGATGGGCGTCGGCGTCCTCGGCTCGCTCATGGCCGGCTGGGCCAGCGCCAACAAGTTCTCCCTCCTCGGCGGCCTGCGCACCGCCGCCCAGCTCCTCGCCTATGAACTCCCGATGCTCCTCGCCGCCGCCTCGGTGGCGATGGCGGCCGGCACGGTCTCGCTTCCCGGCATCGTCAGCGCCTTCCACTGGTGGTGGCTGCCCTGGCAGATCACCGGCGCGATCGTGTTCTTCGTGGCCGGCCTCGCGGAGCTCCAGCGGCCGCCGTTCGACATGCCCGTCGCCGACTCGGAGATCATCTTCGGCGCGTACACCGAGTACACCGGTCTCCGCTTCGCCCTGTTCCTCCTCGCCGAGTACGCGGGCATCATCGTCCTGTGCGGCCTGACCACCGTCCTCTTCCTGGGCGGCTGGCACGGCCCCTGGGGCGCCGAAGGCCTCGGCTGGCTCTGGACCCTGCTGAAGACCGCGGTCCTCGCCTTCGTCGTCATCTGGCTCCGCGTCACCTACCCCCGCCTGCGCGAGGACCAGCTCCAGAAGCTCTCCTGGACCCTCCTCGTCCCCCTCTCCCTCGCCCAGATCGCCCTCACCGGCATCGTCAAGGTGGTGATCTCCTAG
- the nuoK gene encoding NADH-quinone oxidoreductase subunit NuoK yields MHLAYPAVLSALLFCTGLYGVLARRNAILVLMSVELMLNAVNLNLVAFDVWLSKAARETLHSGQALTLFTIAIAAAEIGIGLAIVLAVYRNRGTSDIDRLRDTAEGPDSDALAAEKAEATA; encoded by the coding sequence ATGCACCTCGCCTATCCCGCCGTGCTCTCCGCCCTCCTCTTCTGCACCGGCCTGTACGGCGTCCTCGCCCGCCGCAACGCGATCCTGGTCCTGATGTCCGTCGAGCTGATGCTCAACGCCGTCAACCTCAACCTGGTCGCCTTCGACGTCTGGCTCAGCAAGGCCGCCCGGGAGACCCTGCACTCCGGCCAGGCCCTGACCCTGTTCACCATCGCCATCGCCGCCGCCGAGATCGGCATCGGCCTGGCGATCGTCCTCGCCGTCTACCGCAACCGCGGCACCTCCGACATCGACCGCCTCCGCGACACCGCCGAGGGCCCCGACAGCGACGCCCTCGCGGCCGAGAAGGCAGAGGCCACCGCGTGA
- a CDS encoding NuoI/complex I 23 kDa subunit family protein has protein sequence MAPIPGSGLAKGLAVTLRTMTKKTVTQQYPDIQPELPPRTRGVIGLFEENCTVCMLCARECPDWCIYIDSHKETVPAAAPGGRERSRNVLDRFAIDFALCMYCGICIEVCPFDALFWSPEFEYAETDIRELTHERDKLREWMWTVPAPPALDPAAEEPKELSAARKSAEKLAAAQAEPQEGDA, from the coding sequence GTGGCCCCCATTCCTGGCTCCGGCCTGGCCAAAGGCCTGGCCGTCACCCTCCGTACGATGACGAAGAAGACGGTCACCCAGCAGTACCCGGACATACAGCCCGAACTGCCGCCCCGTACCCGCGGCGTCATCGGCCTGTTCGAGGAGAACTGCACGGTCTGCATGCTCTGCGCCCGCGAGTGCCCCGACTGGTGCATCTACATCGACTCCCACAAGGAGACGGTCCCGGCGGCGGCCCCCGGCGGCCGCGAGCGCAGCCGCAACGTCCTCGACCGGTTCGCCATCGACTTCGCCCTGTGCATGTACTGCGGTATCTGCATCGAGGTCTGTCCTTTCGACGCCCTGTTCTGGTCCCCCGAGTTCGAGTACGCCGAGACCGACATACGTGAGCTCACCCACGAGCGCGACAAGCTCCGCGAGTGGATGTGGACCGTCCCGGCCCCGCCCGCCCTCGACCCCGCCGCGGAGGAACCGAAGGAACTCTCCGCCGCCCGCAAGAGCGCGGAGAAGCTCGCGGCCGCGCAGGCCGAGCCTCAGGAGGGGGACGCGTGA
- a CDS encoding NADH-quinone oxidoreductase subunit B produces the protein MDVTNTTPDATPSLSEPVLLPEPKRLGALARLAPEPMKVVLNWGRRYSLWVFNFGLACCAIEFIAASMARHDFIRLGVIPFAPGPRQADLMIVSGTVTDKMAPAVKRLYEQMPEPKYVISFGACSNCGGPYWDSYSVTKGVDQIIPVDVYVPGCPPRPEALLQGILKLQEKIARESLEERYGATGAPRPSTAALQSPLVKAPVAEGDAR, from the coding sequence ATGGACGTGACGAACACGACGCCGGATGCGACTCCTTCGCTCTCCGAGCCGGTGCTGCTTCCCGAACCGAAGCGGCTGGGCGCGCTCGCCCGCCTGGCTCCCGAGCCCATGAAAGTGGTCCTGAACTGGGGCCGCCGCTACTCGCTCTGGGTCTTCAACTTCGGCCTCGCCTGCTGCGCGATCGAGTTCATCGCCGCGTCGATGGCCCGCCACGACTTCATCCGGCTGGGCGTGATCCCCTTCGCACCGGGCCCGCGCCAGGCCGACCTGATGATCGTCTCCGGCACGGTCACGGACAAGATGGCCCCCGCGGTCAAGCGCCTCTACGAGCAGATGCCCGAACCGAAGTACGTGATCTCCTTCGGCGCCTGCTCCAACTGCGGCGGCCCCTACTGGGACTCCTACTCCGTCACCAAGGGCGTCGACCAGATCATCCCGGTGGACGTCTACGTCCCCGGCTGCCCGCCGCGCCCCGAGGCGCTGCTCCAGGGAATCCTCAAGCTCCAGGAGAAGATCGCCAGGGAGTCCCTGGAGGAGCGGTACGGCGCCACCGGTGCCCCACGTCCTTCGACGGCGGCGCTGCAGAGCCCCCTGGTGAAGGCGCCCGTTGCCGAGGGGGACGCGAGATGA
- a CDS encoding sensor histidine kinase encodes MATEYGQGYGQGYGHHSGPGFRDADDRERRLPAALRAPFEARSWREFGYVLLSFPISTVFFVYAVTMVSVGAGLLVTFLGIPVLAAALAGCRGLGAVERARARGLLRLQVADPEPLRMRQPGALAWMGAVLKSGTSWRHLLYALLHFPWAVFSFVVAVNFWAYGWALLTYPLWFWVFPMYAGQGGLQLYGDGTHSIYLDNPFEITVTALVGLLFTLATPWIVRALTLVDRLMVRGLLGPSQLATRVVELESDRGVVVDTAAADLRRIERDLHDGAQARLVALAMGLGLAKEKLTEDPKVAARMVEEAHGEVKTALQELRDLARGIHPAVLTDRGLDAALSAVASRCTVPVQADVDLEERPAPAIEGIAYFTVSELLQNISKHSRARQATVDVWRSDDRLMLQVTDDGVGGADVLAGSGLAGLAERLDAVDGILVVDSPAGGPTRITAELPWRR; translated from the coding sequence ATGGCCACGGAGTACGGACAGGGGTACGGGCAGGGGTACGGGCACCACAGCGGGCCCGGATTCCGGGACGCGGACGACAGGGAGCGGCGGCTGCCCGCCGCCCTGCGCGCTCCGTTCGAGGCACGCAGCTGGCGGGAGTTCGGCTACGTCCTGCTCAGTTTCCCGATCAGCACCGTGTTCTTCGTGTACGCCGTGACGATGGTGTCGGTCGGGGCGGGCCTGCTGGTGACGTTCCTCGGGATCCCGGTGCTGGCGGCGGCGCTGGCCGGCTGCCGCGGCCTCGGGGCGGTGGAACGGGCGCGGGCCCGCGGGCTGCTCCGCCTCCAGGTGGCCGACCCCGAGCCGCTGCGGATGCGCCAGCCCGGCGCGCTGGCCTGGATGGGCGCGGTCCTGAAGAGCGGCACGTCGTGGCGGCACCTGCTGTACGCGCTGCTGCACTTCCCGTGGGCGGTGTTCTCGTTCGTCGTCGCGGTGAACTTCTGGGCGTACGGCTGGGCGCTGCTGACGTACCCGCTGTGGTTCTGGGTGTTCCCGATGTACGCCGGGCAGGGCGGCCTTCAGCTGTACGGCGACGGGACCCACAGCATCTATCTCGACAACCCCTTCGAGATCACCGTCACCGCGCTGGTGGGCCTGCTCTTCACGCTGGCCACGCCGTGGATCGTACGGGCGCTGACGCTGGTGGACCGGCTGATGGTGCGGGGGCTGCTCGGACCGTCGCAGCTGGCCACGCGGGTGGTCGAGCTGGAGTCCGACCGGGGGGTCGTGGTCGACACGGCGGCCGCCGACCTGCGGCGCATCGAGCGGGACCTGCACGACGGGGCACAGGCGCGGCTGGTGGCGCTGGCCATGGGTCTGGGGCTGGCGAAGGAGAAGCTGACCGAGGACCCGAAGGTGGCGGCGCGGATGGTCGAGGAGGCGCACGGCGAAGTGAAGACGGCGCTCCAGGAGCTGCGCGACCTGGCCCGCGGGATCCATCCGGCGGTGCTGACGGACCGGGGTCTGGACGCGGCGCTGTCCGCAGTCGCCTCCCGGTGCACGGTGCCGGTGCAGGCCGACGTGGACCTCGAGGAACGGCCGGCGCCGGCCATCGAGGGGATCGCCTACTTCACCGTCTCCGAACTGCTGCAGAACATCAGCAAGCACTCCAGGGCCCGCCAGGCCACGGTCGACGTGTGGCGGTCCGACGACCGGCTGATGCTGCAGGTCACGGACGACGGGGTGGGGGGAGCCGACGTCTTGGCGGGCTCGGGGCTGGCGGGGCTGGCCGAGCGGCTGGACGCCGTGGACGGAATTCTGGTCGTGGACTCCCCGGCCGGCGGGCCCACCCGGATCACGGCCGAGCTGCCCTGGCGCCGCTGA
- a CDS encoding response regulator transcription factor, which translates to MRVVIAEDSVLLREGLTRLLTDRGHEVVAGVGDAEALIKTIADLDAQGALPDVVVADVRMPPTHTDEGVRAAVRLRKAHPGLGVLVLSQYVEERYATELLAGSSRGVGYLLKDRVAEVREFVDAVVRVAQGGTALDPEVVAQLLGRSRKQDVLAGLTPREREVLGLMAEGRTNSAIAKQLVVSDGAVEKHVSNIFLKLGLSPSDGDHRRVLAVLTYLNS; encoded by the coding sequence GTGCGGGTGGTCATCGCCGAGGACTCAGTGCTGCTCAGAGAGGGCCTGACCCGGTTGCTAACCGACCGGGGGCACGAGGTCGTCGCCGGTGTCGGGGACGCCGAGGCGCTGATCAAGACCATCGCCGACCTGGACGCACAGGGCGCGCTGCCGGATGTTGTGGTCGCGGACGTACGGATGCCGCCGACACACACCGACGAGGGAGTACGGGCGGCGGTGCGGCTGCGCAAGGCACATCCCGGACTCGGCGTGCTGGTGCTGTCACAGTACGTGGAGGAGCGCTACGCCACCGAACTGCTGGCCGGTTCCAGTCGTGGCGTCGGCTATCTGCTCAAGGACCGGGTCGCCGAGGTGCGGGAGTTCGTGGACGCGGTCGTACGGGTCGCCCAGGGCGGTACGGCCCTGGACCCCGAGGTCGTCGCGCAGCTGCTCGGGCGCAGCCGCAAGCAGGACGTGCTCGCCGGGCTCACCCCGCGGGAGCGGGAGGTCCTGGGGCTGATGGCCGAGGGACGGACGAACTCGGCGATCGCCAAGCAGCTGGTGGTCAGCGACGGAGCCGTGGAGAAGCACGTCAGCAACATCTTCCTGAAGCTGGGGCTGTCGCCCAGCGACGGGGACCACCGGCGTGTTCTGGCCGTTCTCACCTATCTGAACTCATGA
- a CDS encoding NADH-quinone oxidoreductase subunit A: MRETLGGSTTVAAGYFQSYSVVGLLALVGVLFVGVAFGAGRLLRPVVPTPEKLLTYECGVDPVGEGWAHTQVRYYVYAFLYVIFAVDSIFLFPWATVFAAPGYGATTLVEMFIFLGFLAVGLLYAYKKGVLAWT, encoded by the coding sequence TTGCGGGAGACGTTGGGGGGCTCGACCACCGTCGCGGCGGGGTACTTCCAGTCCTATTCGGTCGTGGGACTGCTTGCTCTTGTGGGCGTGCTCTTCGTCGGAGTCGCCTTCGGCGCGGGACGCCTGCTGCGGCCGGTGGTCCCCACACCAGAAAAACTTCTGACATACGAGTGTGGCGTGGATCCTGTAGGTGAGGGCTGGGCACACACCCAGGTCCGCTACTACGTGTACGCCTTCCTGTACGTGATCTTCGCGGTCGACTCGATCTTCCTGTTCCCGTGGGCGACGGTCTTCGCCGCCCCCGGCTACGGCGCGACCACGCTCGTGGAGATGTTCATCTTCCTCGGCTTCCTTGCCGTGGGTCTGCTGTACGCATACAAGAAGGGAGTCCTGGCATGGACGTGA
- a CDS encoding 2-oxoacid:acceptor oxidoreductase subunit alpha, producing MTSQVSRTAEQADGAVVGEQRKPRGVKDVRRLDRVIIRFAGDSGDGMQLTGDRFTSETASFGNDLSTLPNFPAEIRAPAGTLPGVSSFQLHFADHDILTPGDAPNVLVAMNPAALKANIGDLPRGAEIIVNTDEFTGRAMQKVGYAASPLEDGSLDGYSLHPVPLTTLTVQALKEFALSRKEAERSKNMFALGLLSWMYHRPTEGTEKFLRAKFAKKPQIAEANIAAFRAGWNFGETTEDFAVSYEVAPAATAFGPGLYRNISGNLALAYGLVAASRQADLPLFLGSYPITPASDILHELSKHKNFGVRTFQAEDEIAGIGAALGAAFGGCLAVTTTSGPGVALKSETVGLAVSLELPLLVIDIQRGGPSTGLPTKTEQADLLQAMYGRNGEAPVPVIAPQTPADCFDAALEAARIALAYRTPVMLLSDGYLANGSEPWRIPELEELPDLSVQFAQGPNHTLDDGSEVFWPYQRDPHTLARPWAVPGTPGLEHRIGGIEKQDGTGNISYDPANHDFMVRTRQAKIDGITVPDIEVDDPHQATTLVLGWGSTYGPITAAVRRLRTAGESIAQAHLRHLNPFPGNLAAVLKRYDKVVIPEMNLGQLALLVRAKYLVDAHSYNQVNGMPFKAEQLAKALKEAIDG from the coding sequence GTGACCAGCCAGGTCAGCAGGACAGCGGAACAGGCCGACGGAGCCGTCGTAGGAGAGCAGCGGAAACCGCGTGGCGTGAAGGATGTACGGCGCCTCGATCGGGTGATCATCCGGTTCGCGGGGGACTCGGGTGACGGTATGCAGCTCACCGGTGACCGGTTCACGTCCGAGACGGCGTCCTTCGGCAACGACCTGTCCACGCTTCCGAACTTCCCGGCCGAGATCCGTGCCCCCGCCGGGACGCTGCCGGGGGTTTCGTCGTTCCAGCTGCACTTCGCCGACCACGACATCCTCACCCCGGGGGACGCGCCGAACGTGCTGGTCGCGATGAACCCGGCCGCGCTGAAGGCGAACATCGGGGATCTGCCGCGCGGTGCGGAGATCATCGTCAACACCGACGAGTTCACCGGGCGGGCGATGCAGAAGGTCGGGTATGCGGCCAGCCCGCTGGAGGACGGTTCGCTGGACGGTTACAGCCTGCATCCGGTGCCGTTGACGACGCTGACGGTCCAGGCGCTCAAGGAGTTCGCGCTGTCGCGCAAGGAGGCCGAGCGCAGCAAGAACATGTTCGCGCTGGGTCTGCTGTCGTGGATGTATCACCGGCCCACGGAGGGCACGGAGAAGTTCCTGCGGGCGAAGTTCGCGAAGAAGCCGCAGATCGCCGAGGCGAACATTGCGGCGTTTCGGGCGGGCTGGAACTTCGGTGAGACGACCGAGGACTTCGCGGTCTCCTACGAGGTGGCGCCGGCGGCGACGGCGTTTGGGCCGGGTCTGTACCGCAACATCTCCGGGAACCTGGCGCTGGCGTACGGTCTGGTGGCCGCGTCCCGGCAGGCGGATCTGCCGCTGTTCTTGGGTTCGTATCCGATCACGCCGGCCTCGGACATCCTGCACGAGCTGTCGAAGCACAAGAACTTCGGGGTGCGTACGTTCCAGGCGGAGGACGAGATCGCCGGGATCGGTGCGGCGCTGGGTGCGGCGTTCGGCGGCTGCCTGGCGGTGACGACGACGTCGGGGCCGGGGGTGGCGCTGAAGTCGGAGACGGTCGGGCTTGCCGTGTCGCTGGAGCTGCCGCTGCTGGTGATCGACATCCAGCGGGGCGGGCCGTCGACGGGGCTGCCGACGAAGACGGAGCAGGCGGATCTGCTGCAGGCGATGTACGGCCGCAACGGCGAGGCCCCGGTCCCGGTGATCGCGCCGCAGACCCCCGCGGACTGCTTCGACGCGGCGCTGGAGGCGGCCCGGATCGCGCTGGCCTACCGCACGCCGGTGATGCTGCTCTCGGACGGCTATCTGGCCAACGGTTCGGAGCCGTGGCGGATCCCGGAGCTGGAGGAGCTGCCGGATCTGAGCGTGCAGTTCGCCCAGGGCCCCAACCACACCCTGGACGACGGCAGCGAGGTGTTCTGGCCCTACCAGCGCGACCCGCACACCCTGGCCCGGCCGTGGGCGGTGCCGGGCACGCCGGGGCTCGAGCACCGGATCGGCGGGATCGAGAAGCAGGACGGCACGGGCAACATCTCCTACGACCCGGCCAACCACGACTTCATGGTCCGTACCCGCCAGGCCAAGATCGACGGCATCACCGTCCCCGACATCGAGGTCGACGACCCGCACCAGGCCACCACCCTCGTCCTGGGCTGGGGCTCGACCTACGGGCCCATCACCGCCGCGGTGCGCCGCCTGCGCACGGCCGGTGAATCCATCGCGCAGGCCCACCTGCGCCACCTCAACCCGTTCCCGGGGAATCTCGCAGCGGTGCTGAAGCGTTACGACAAGGTGGTGATCCCCGAGATGAACCTCGGGCAGCTCGCCCTGCTCGTCCGGGCGAAGTACCTGGTGGACGCCCACTCGTACAACCAGGTCAACGGCATGCCGTTCAAAGCGGAACAGCTTGCCAAGGCGCTCAAGGAGGCCATCGATGGCTGA
- a CDS encoding NADH-quinone oxidoreductase subunit J family protein: protein MSLAAAAPHGFLSPNGVEIAFLLVGLATLGAALVTVTTRQLVHAALWLVVALGGLAVEYLLLTAEFIAWVQVLIYVGSIVVLLLFGLMLTKAPIGRSPDADSGNRWAALTVAVAAAAALVWVVVDAFRTTWIDLSGAAAGSTKVTGQSLFQNWVLPFEALSVLLLAALVGAIVLSRKAKADAAGPAGGQVPGSRSGQADKEGVR, encoded by the coding sequence GTGAGCCTCGCCGCCGCCGCACCCCACGGCTTCCTCTCCCCGAACGGTGTCGAGATCGCCTTCCTCCTCGTCGGCCTGGCCACCCTCGGCGCCGCCCTGGTCACCGTCACCACCCGGCAGCTGGTGCACGCCGCCCTGTGGCTCGTCGTCGCCCTCGGCGGCCTGGCCGTCGAGTACCTGCTGCTCACCGCCGAGTTCATCGCCTGGGTGCAGGTCCTCATCTACGTCGGTTCCATCGTCGTCCTCCTCCTGTTCGGTCTGATGCTCACCAAGGCCCCCATCGGCCGCTCCCCGGACGCCGACTCCGGCAACCGCTGGGCCGCCCTCACCGTGGCCGTCGCCGCCGCGGCCGCTCTGGTCTGGGTGGTCGTCGACGCCTTCCGCACGACCTGGATCGACCTGAGCGGCGCCGCCGCCGGCTCGACCAAGGTCACCGGCCAGAGCCTCTTCCAGAACTGGGTCCTCCCCTTCGAAGCGCTCTCCGTCCTCCTCCTCGCCGCTCTGGTCGGCGCGATCGTCCTGTCCCGCAAGGCGAAGGCGGACGCGGCCGGCCCGGCCGGCGGACAGGTCCCCGGCAGCCGCAGCGGCCAGGCAGACAAGGAAGGTGTCCGCTGA